A section of the Malania oleifera isolate guangnan ecotype guangnan chromosome 2, ASM2987363v1, whole genome shotgun sequence genome encodes:
- the LOC131148929 gene encoding probable beta-1,3-galactosyltransferase 2, producing the protein MSLKSRGEQPPRSAVSRKWTLLLCLGCFCAGMLFTNRMWIVPESKGLTRTTAAEAEKLKLVSEGCGKRILNQNDVKRESKDIFREVFKTHHAIQTLDKTISNLEMELAAARAAHESILSGSPISEDLNSELPRKRKYLMVIGINTAFSSRKRRDSVRATWMPQGEKRKKMEEKGIIVRFVIGHSATSGGILDKAIEAEDRKHGDFLRLEHVEGYLELSAKTKIYFATAAALWDADFYVKVDDDVHVNIATLGETLVRHRSKPRVYIGCMKSGPVLAQKGVRYHEPEYWKFGEAGNKYFRHATGQLYAISRDLATYISINQHVLHKFANEDVSLGSWFIGLDVEHIDDRRLCCGTPPDCEWKAQAGNICVASFDWSCSGICKSADRIKEVHRRCGEGENALWSAVF; encoded by the exons ATGTCCTTGAAGAGCAGAGGAGAGCAGCCCCCAAGGAGCGCCGTATCTCGGAAATGGACTCTCTTGCTTTGTTTAGGCTGCTTCTGTGCTGGAATGCTCTTCACGAACAG GATGTGGATAGTGCCCGAGTCTAAAGGCCTCACAAGGACTACTGCTGCTGAAGCTGAAAAATTAAAGTTAGTTTCTGAGGGTTGTGGTAAAAGAATA TTGAACCAAAATGATGTAAAGCGTGAATCTAAGGACATTTTCAGGGAAGTTTTTAAGACCCATCATGCTATTCA GACTTTGGATAAGACTATTTCAAATTTAGAGATGGAGTTAGCTGCTGCAAGGGCTGCACATGAGTCTATACTTAGTGGTTCTCCTATTTCAGAAGATCTGAATTCAGAGTTACCTAGAAAAAGGAAGTATTTAATGGTTATAGGAATTAATACTGCTTTTAGCAGCCGGAAAAGAAGAGATTCAGTTCGTGCTACATGGATGCCTCAAG GTGAGAAGAGAAAAAAGATGGAAGAAAAGGGCATTATTGTCCGCTTTGTCATTGGTCATAG TGCTACATCAGGGGGTATACTGGACAAAGCTATTGAAGCAGAAGACAGAAAACATGGAGATTTCTTGAGACTG GAACATGTTGAGGGTTACCTTGAATTGTCTGCCAAGACAAAGATATATTTTGCTACTGCTGCTGCTTTGTGGGATGCTGACTTCTATGTGAAAGTTGATGATGATGTCCATGTAAATATAG CAACGCTAGGAGAAACTTTAGTTAGACACCGATCAAAACCACGGGTATATATTGGCTGCATGAAATCTGGTCCAGTCCTTGCTCAAAA AGGAGTGAGATATCATGAACCAGAATATTGGAAATTTGGTGAGGCAGGAAACAAGTATTTCCGTCATGCGACAGGGCAATTATACGCCATCTCAAGAGATTTGGCTACTTACATATCTATAAACCA ACACGTGCTCCACAAGTTTGCTAATGAGGATGTTTCATTGGGATCTTGGTTCATTGGGCTTGATGTGGAGCATATTGATGATCGGAGACTGTGTTGTGGCACCCCACCTG ATTGTGAGTGGAAGGCCCAGGCAGGCAACATCTGTGTTGCTTCTTTTGATTGGAGCTGCAGTGGGATTTGCAAGTCTGCGGACAGGATTAAAGAGGTCCATCGGCGGTGTGGAGAAGGTGAGAATGCTTTGTGGAGTGCTGTGTTCTGA